One region of Demequina sp. TMPB413 genomic DNA includes:
- the uvrC gene encoding excinuclease ABC subunit UvrC: MPDPSSYRPAPGTIPTAPGVYRFRDPHGRVVYVGKAKSLRSRLSNYFQPLGALHPRTQLMVTTAASVEWTVVRNEVEALVLEHTWIKQFDPRFNVVFKDDKSYPFLAVTMNEAVPRMQVMRGDRKRGVRYFGPYAKAWAIRETVDTLLTVLPVRTCAPGVFRKAERQGRPCLLGYIDKCAAPCVGRVSEQEHRELAERVCQVLAGDAKPLIRELTRTMEAASEREDFEVAARARDRLRALTSVLERNAMVLSPGVDVDIFSLIDDEWEAAAHVFYVRDGRITGERGWVVDKPEPLEVEQMVEALLQEAYTTADSVPPEILVPAAPADADALREYLRGVRGAQVSIKVPSRGKKAELAESGNRNAQQVLDQHRLKRASDLTTRSEALRDLQEHLGLTEAPLRIECYDISHTQGTNQVGSMVVFEDALPRKKEYRQFSLADALDDTAAMNQVLARRFARYLEESRLPPEERETARFAYPPQLVVVDGGPPQVAAARKAMDDVGVPDIPVVGLAKRLEEVWIPGEEFPAILPRGSEALYLLQRVRDEAHRFAIRHHRAKRGKAMKSSALDGVPGVGPTRAKALLRHFGSLPALKDASIEQIARVPGVGDATARAIHASLRGDSGILEA, translated from the coding sequence GTGCCAGACCCCTCCTCCTACCGCCCGGCGCCGGGGACCATTCCCACGGCGCCAGGCGTCTATCGCTTCCGCGATCCCCACGGCAGGGTCGTGTACGTGGGGAAGGCGAAGAGCCTGCGTTCCCGGCTCAGCAACTACTTCCAACCTCTCGGGGCGCTGCATCCACGGACCCAGCTCATGGTGACCACTGCCGCTTCTGTGGAGTGGACAGTCGTGCGCAACGAGGTGGAAGCTCTCGTCCTCGAACACACGTGGATCAAGCAGTTCGACCCCCGATTCAACGTGGTGTTCAAGGACGATAAGTCATACCCCTTCCTGGCCGTGACCATGAATGAGGCCGTCCCGCGCATGCAAGTGATGCGGGGCGACCGGAAAAGGGGCGTGCGCTACTTCGGCCCCTACGCCAAGGCGTGGGCCATTCGCGAGACGGTCGACACCTTGCTCACCGTGCTTCCCGTCAGGACGTGTGCGCCAGGGGTGTTTCGCAAAGCCGAGCGACAGGGCCGGCCGTGCCTCCTGGGCTACATCGACAAGTGCGCTGCGCCGTGCGTCGGCAGGGTGAGCGAACAAGAGCACAGGGAACTCGCGGAGCGAGTATGCCAAGTTCTCGCTGGCGATGCGAAGCCCCTCATCAGGGAACTCACTCGCACCATGGAAGCAGCCTCCGAACGCGAAGACTTCGAGGTGGCCGCCAGAGCGAGGGACCGTTTGCGCGCGCTCACCAGCGTCCTCGAGCGCAATGCCATGGTGTTGTCTCCTGGCGTCGACGTGGACATCTTCAGCTTGATTGACGACGAGTGGGAGGCCGCTGCGCACGTCTTCTATGTGCGTGACGGACGCATTACAGGTGAGCGCGGCTGGGTGGTCGACAAGCCGGAGCCCCTCGAGGTCGAACAGATGGTGGAAGCCTTGTTGCAGGAGGCCTACACGACGGCCGACTCCGTGCCGCCCGAGATTCTTGTCCCGGCTGCGCCGGCCGACGCCGACGCCCTGCGCGAGTACCTCAGAGGGGTGCGCGGGGCCCAGGTGAGCATCAAGGTGCCCTCTCGCGGCAAGAAGGCCGAGCTTGCCGAGTCAGGCAACCGCAATGCTCAGCAGGTCCTTGATCAGCACCGCCTCAAGCGTGCGTCAGACCTCACGACGCGTTCTGAGGCGCTGAGGGACCTTCAGGAGCACCTGGGGCTCACAGAGGCGCCCCTGCGCATCGAGTGCTACGACATCTCGCACACTCAGGGAACCAATCAAGTGGGCTCGATGGTCGTCTTCGAGGACGCCCTGCCGCGCAAGAAGGAGTACCGGCAGTTCTCACTCGCCGACGCCCTCGATGACACGGCGGCGATGAACCAGGTCCTCGCGAGGCGCTTCGCCCGCTACCTGGAGGAGTCTCGACTCCCTCCAGAGGAGCGAGAGACCGCGCGATTCGCGTATCCCCCTCAGTTGGTCGTCGTCGATGGCGGCCCGCCTCAAGTTGCCGCGGCCAGAAAGGCAATGGACGACGTGGGGGTTCCGGATATTCCGGTCGTGGGCCTCGCGAAGAGGTTGGAAGAAGTGTGGATACCAGGCGAGGAGTTCCCTGCGATCCTGCCGCGCGGTTCTGAGGCGCTGTATTTGCTCCAACGCGTGCGGGACGAGGCCCATCGCTTTGCCATCCGTCATCACCGAGCAAAGCGCGGCAAGGCCATGAAGTCCTCTGCGCTCGATGGCGTGCCAGGCGTCGGCCCCACGCGAGCGAAGGCGCTCTTGAGACACTTTGGCTCGCTACCCGCGCTCAAGGACGCTTCGATCGAGCAGATTGCGCGCGTTCCTGGAGTAGGAGACGCGACCGCTCGCGCGATTCACGCCAGTCTGCGAGGAGACAGTGGCATCCTTGAGGCATGA
- the uvrA gene encoding excinuclease ABC subunit UvrA: protein MNDKLIVRGAREHNLKGVDVELPRDSLIVFSGLSGSGKSSLAFDTIFAEGQRRYVESLSAYARQFLGQMDKPDVDFIEGLSPAVSIDQKSTNRNPRSTVGTITEVYDYLRLLFARVGVPHCPVCGEEVKSQTPQQIVDSVLALPEGTRYQVLAPMVRGRKGEYADLFAELQQQGYARARVDGESVQLSDPPTLEKKLKHDIEVVVDRLVARDGVRQRLADSVETALKLADGLVVIDPVDGDVPARRYSEKRACPNDHILTLEEMEPRTFSFNAPYGACPECTGIGVRLEVDPDLVVPDPSKSLAQGAIAPWESMASDYFGRMVRALAEDVGFSMTTPFQDLPEAARESLLVGKDYEVHVRFRNRYGRERQYTTGFEGAITWLERLHSQTESDYSREKYEQYMREVPCHVCHGTRLKPEVLAVTIGGKSIAEVCELSIRDARGFLSDVSWDERARHIATQVLKEIDARLGFLLDVGLDYLTLARAAGTLSGGEAQRIRLATQIGSGLVGVLYVLDEPSIGLHQRDNRRLIETLTRLRDLGNTLIVVEHDEDTIRTADWVVDIGPGAGEHGGEVVHSGTYADLLTNEWSITGAYVSGRRGIAVPEQRRSADPDRKITVVGAREHNLQGIDVSFPLGVLTAVTGVSGSGKSTLVNTILYTALANELNGARQVPGRHTRIEGTDQLDKIVHVDQGPIGRTPRSNPATYTGVWDKVRKLFAETQEAKMRGYGPGRFSFNVKGGRCEACSGDGTLKIEMNFLPDVYVMCEVCKGARYNRETLEVHFKGKNVADVLSMPIEEAAEFFEAIPSISRHLSTLVDVGLGYVRLGQPAPTLSGGEAQRVKLASELQRRSTGRTIYVLDEPTTGLHFEDVKKLMSVLQGLVDKGNTVIVIEHNLDVIKCADWVIDMGPEGGSGGGVVVAEGTPEDVAAHPGSHTGAFLADMLGVSARVAAPA, encoded by the coding sequence GTGAACGACAAACTGATTGTGCGTGGAGCGCGCGAACACAATCTCAAAGGTGTGGATGTAGAGCTTCCCCGAGATTCCCTCATCGTCTTTTCGGGGCTGTCTGGCTCGGGCAAGTCGTCCCTCGCTTTCGACACCATCTTTGCCGAGGGTCAACGTCGCTACGTCGAGTCGCTGAGCGCTTACGCACGCCAGTTCCTCGGCCAGATGGACAAGCCCGATGTCGACTTCATCGAAGGCCTCTCACCTGCTGTGTCGATTGACCAGAAGTCAACCAATAGGAATCCGCGGTCGACCGTCGGCACCATCACCGAGGTCTATGACTACCTCAGGCTTCTGTTCGCGAGGGTCGGTGTGCCGCATTGCCCTGTGTGTGGCGAAGAAGTGAAATCGCAAACGCCCCAACAGATCGTCGACTCGGTGCTCGCGCTTCCAGAGGGAACGCGCTATCAGGTGCTCGCGCCCATGGTGAGGGGGCGCAAGGGTGAGTACGCGGACCTCTTCGCCGAGCTCCAGCAGCAGGGGTATGCGCGAGCCAGAGTTGACGGTGAGTCCGTCCAGTTGAGCGATCCGCCCACCCTTGAAAAGAAGCTCAAGCACGATATTGAAGTGGTGGTCGACCGGTTGGTCGCGCGTGATGGGGTGCGCCAGCGCCTCGCTGACTCGGTAGAGACGGCGCTGAAGCTTGCAGATGGCCTCGTCGTCATCGACCCCGTCGACGGAGACGTGCCTGCACGTCGCTACTCGGAGAAGCGGGCCTGTCCCAACGACCACATCCTGACTCTGGAGGAGATGGAGCCGCGGACCTTCTCCTTCAATGCCCCGTATGGCGCCTGTCCAGAATGCACGGGTATTGGGGTGAGGCTCGAGGTCGATCCCGACCTCGTGGTCCCCGACCCCAGCAAGTCGCTCGCGCAGGGAGCGATCGCGCCATGGGAGTCCATGGCTTCCGACTACTTTGGGCGCATGGTCCGTGCCCTCGCGGAGGACGTCGGCTTCTCGATGACAACGCCGTTCCAAGACCTGCCAGAGGCCGCGCGCGAGTCGCTGCTCGTGGGCAAGGATTACGAGGTCCACGTCCGCTTCCGCAACCGTTACGGACGGGAACGTCAGTACACGACCGGCTTCGAAGGTGCGATCACGTGGCTTGAGCGGCTCCACAGTCAGACGGAGTCCGACTACTCCCGCGAGAAGTACGAACAGTACATGCGCGAGGTGCCTTGCCACGTGTGTCACGGGACGCGCCTCAAGCCAGAGGTTCTCGCCGTCACTATCGGCGGCAAATCGATCGCGGAAGTGTGTGAGCTCTCGATCCGCGACGCGCGCGGTTTCCTGAGCGACGTTTCTTGGGACGAGCGGGCGCGCCACATCGCCACGCAGGTGCTCAAGGAGATCGATGCCAGGTTGGGATTTCTCCTTGACGTGGGTCTCGACTACCTCACGCTCGCGCGGGCGGCAGGGACGCTGTCTGGAGGGGAGGCGCAACGCATCCGTCTCGCGACCCAGATCGGGTCAGGCTTGGTCGGTGTGCTCTACGTGCTCGACGAGCCGAGCATCGGTCTCCATCAGCGGGACAACCGCCGGCTCATCGAGACCCTCACGCGCTTGAGAGACCTCGGCAACACGCTCATCGTGGTGGAGCACGACGAGGACACGATCCGCACCGCCGACTGGGTGGTCGACATCGGGCCCGGCGCCGGGGAGCACGGGGGAGAGGTGGTCCACTCGGGAACCTATGCCGATCTCCTCACCAACGAATGGTCGATCACGGGCGCTTACGTCTCCGGTCGTCGCGGGATCGCCGTTCCGGAGCAACGACGATCCGCAGATCCAGATCGTAAGATCACGGTCGTGGGTGCCCGCGAGCACAACCTCCAAGGGATTGACGTCTCGTTCCCGCTTGGCGTGCTCACTGCCGTGACAGGAGTGTCGGGCTCGGGCAAGTCGACGCTCGTCAACACGATTCTGTACACGGCACTCGCCAACGAGCTCAATGGGGCGCGGCAAGTGCCCGGCAGGCACACGCGCATTGAAGGCACCGACCAACTCGACAAGATCGTCCACGTCGACCAGGGGCCTATCGGCCGCACGCCGCGATCGAACCCTGCCACCTATACGGGTGTGTGGGACAAGGTCCGCAAGCTGTTTGCGGAGACCCAAGAAGCGAAGATGAGGGGCTACGGCCCTGGCCGCTTCTCCTTCAACGTCAAGGGCGGGCGGTGCGAGGCCTGTTCAGGAGACGGAACCCTCAAGATCGAGATGAACTTCCTGCCGGACGTGTACGTAATGTGCGAGGTATGCAAGGGCGCCAGGTACAACAGGGAGACCCTTGAGGTGCACTTCAAGGGCAAGAACGTCGCGGATGTGCTCAGCATGCCGATCGAAGAAGCGGCGGAGTTCTTCGAGGCGATCCCATCGATCTCGCGGCACTTGTCCACGCTCGTAGACGTCGGTTTAGGCTACGTGCGTCTTGGCCAGCCTGCGCCCACGTTGTCTGGCGGCGAGGCACAAAGAGTGAAGCTCGCCTCCGAGCTCCAACGCCGCTCGACCGGCCGCACCATTTACGTTCTTGACGAGCCAACAACGGGACTGCACTTCGAGGACGTCAAGAAGCTCATGAGCGTCCTTCAGGGCCTCGTAGATAAGGGCAACACGGTGATCGTCATCGAACACAACCTCGATGTCATCAAGTGTGCCGACTGGGTCATCGACATGGGTCCTGAGGGAGGCTCCGGCGGTGGAGTGGTCGTCGCGGAAGGTACCCCTGAAGATGTCGCAGCTCATCCTGGATCCCACACGGGCGCATTCCTGGCGGACATGCTGGGCGTGAGCGCCCGGGTGGCGGCTCCCGCTTAG
- a CDS encoding YciI family protein, protein MSLWIIHYTYDTRDSARAAVLDEHLWYLAGLADAGAMLAYGKYDDDGEPGALLIASAATRHHVEDLLAEDPFVIVGAVADISIRPWDGHMGPWSENRRPSRESEAAPKETGEEVEESRGA, encoded by the coding sequence ATGTCTCTGTGGATCATTCACTACACGTATGACACGCGGGACTCTGCGCGTGCCGCAGTCCTCGACGAGCACCTCTGGTACCTCGCAGGCCTGGCCGACGCCGGCGCGATGCTCGCTTACGGAAAGTACGACGACGACGGTGAGCCAGGCGCACTCCTGATCGCTTCAGCGGCTACCAGGCACCACGTCGAGGACCTCCTTGCCGAGGATCCATTCGTCATCGTGGGCGCGGTCGCGGACATCAGCATTCGCCCATGGGATGGGCACATGGGCCCCTGGTCGGAAAACAGGCGACCGTCTCGCGAGTCCGAGGCGGCACCGAAGGAGACCGGCGAGGAGGTCGAGGAGAGCCGCGGCGCCTAA
- the uvrB gene encoding excinuclease ABC subunit UvrB: MTSDLRRAQNPFQVVSEYKPSGDQPAAIEDLARRIQAGEPDVVLLGATGTGKSATTAWLIERLQRPTLVMAHNKTLAAQLANEFRDLMPHNAVEYFVSYYDYYQPEAYVPQTDTFIEKDSSINEEVERLRYSATNSLLTRRDVVVVSSVSCIYGLGTPEEYIQGMVSLEVGDTLPRDALLREFVQMQYARNDLAFTRGTFRVRGDTVEIIPVYEELAIRIEMFGDEVEALYTLHPLTGQVVESRQQVHIFPASHYVASEQRMSKAISTIEQELGERLEELGRQNKLLEAQRLKMRTTFDLEMMRSVGTCSGIENYSRHIEQREPGTPPHTLLDYFPDDFLLVIDESHVTVSQIGAMYEGDASRKRTLVDHGFRLPSALDNRPLRWDEFQERIKQTVYLSATPGKYELGKSDGVVEQIIRPTGLVDPQIVVKPTEGQIDDLLHEIRLRVAKNERILVTTLTKKMAEDLTEYISERDVRVEYLHSDVDTLRRVELLRDLRMGRFDVLVGINLLREGLDLPEVSLVSILDADKEGFLRSGTSLIQTIGRAARNVSGEVHMYADTVTDSMAAAIDETNRRREKQVAYNTEHGIDPTPLRKKISDITEMLAREEADTAATLRAVERESSGPGAIAAAKHAGRPATELSALVEELSAQMRGAASELQFELAARLRDEISELKKELRQMMQAG; the protein is encoded by the coding sequence ATGACCTCGGATCTTCGCCGCGCCCAGAATCCCTTTCAGGTGGTTTCGGAGTACAAGCCTTCAGGAGACCAGCCAGCGGCTATTGAAGACCTCGCCAGGCGCATTCAGGCGGGGGAGCCAGACGTGGTGCTTCTTGGCGCCACCGGAACAGGCAAATCGGCCACCACGGCGTGGTTGATCGAGCGTCTTCAACGCCCCACGCTGGTCATGGCGCACAACAAGACGCTCGCGGCGCAACTGGCGAATGAGTTCAGAGACCTCATGCCGCACAACGCCGTCGAGTACTTCGTGAGCTATTACGACTACTACCAGCCCGAGGCCTACGTCCCCCAGACGGATACCTTCATTGAGAAGGACTCGTCGATCAATGAAGAGGTTGAGCGGCTCAGGTACTCGGCCACGAACTCGCTTCTCACCAGGCGAGACGTGGTCGTCGTGTCGTCTGTTTCCTGCATCTATGGACTTGGCACACCGGAGGAGTACATCCAAGGAATGGTGAGCCTCGAAGTGGGCGACACCTTGCCGCGGGATGCCTTGCTGCGCGAGTTCGTTCAAATGCAATACGCCCGCAACGACCTCGCCTTCACGCGTGGAACCTTCAGGGTGAGGGGCGACACCGTCGAGATCATTCCTGTGTACGAGGAACTCGCCATCCGCATCGAGATGTTTGGGGATGAGGTCGAGGCCCTTTACACGTTGCATCCGCTGACAGGGCAAGTGGTCGAAAGCCGCCAGCAGGTCCACATCTTTCCGGCCTCGCACTATGTGGCGAGCGAGCAGCGCATGAGCAAGGCGATCTCGACGATCGAGCAGGAACTGGGGGAGCGGCTCGAGGAGTTGGGGCGACAGAACAAATTGCTCGAGGCCCAGCGGCTCAAGATGCGCACCACATTTGACCTCGAGATGATGCGATCGGTCGGCACGTGTAGCGGCATTGAGAACTACTCGCGCCACATCGAGCAGAGAGAGCCAGGGACACCGCCACACACGTTGCTGGACTACTTCCCCGACGACTTCTTGCTGGTGATCGACGAGAGTCACGTGACGGTGTCGCAGATCGGGGCGATGTACGAAGGCGACGCGTCGCGCAAGCGCACCCTCGTCGACCACGGTTTCAGGCTGCCGTCCGCGCTCGACAACCGGCCATTGCGGTGGGATGAGTTCCAGGAGCGCATCAAGCAAACGGTGTACCTCTCCGCGACACCAGGCAAGTACGAACTGGGCAAGTCCGACGGCGTGGTCGAGCAGATCATTCGCCCCACTGGACTCGTCGATCCCCAAATCGTCGTCAAGCCAACGGAAGGACAGATCGACGACCTCCTTCACGAGATTCGTCTCCGGGTCGCCAAGAACGAGAGGATTCTGGTCACGACGCTGACCAAGAAGATGGCGGAGGACCTCACGGAGTACATCTCCGAGCGAGACGTGCGTGTGGAGTACTTGCACTCAGACGTCGACACCTTGAGGCGCGTGGAGCTGCTGAGGGACCTGCGCATGGGACGTTTCGACGTGCTCGTCGGGATCAACTTGCTGCGCGAAGGACTCGACCTTCCTGAAGTGTCTCTTGTGAGCATCCTCGACGCGGACAAGGAAGGCTTCCTCAGGTCGGGAACCTCGCTCATCCAAACCATCGGCCGTGCAGCCAGGAACGTCTCAGGTGAGGTCCACATGTATGCGGACACCGTGACCGACTCCATGGCCGCAGCAATTGACGAGACCAACAGGCGCCGCGAGAAGCAAGTCGCTTACAACACCGAGCACGGAATCGACCCGACTCCGCTACGCAAGAAGATCAGCGACATCACTGAAATGCTTGCGCGCGAAGAGGCCGACACCGCGGCCACGCTGCGGGCCGTGGAAAGGGAGTCCTCCGGACCGGGCGCAATTGCGGCGGCAAAGCACGCCGGTCGCCCGGCCACGGAACTCTCCGCTTTGGTTGAAGAACTGTCGGCACAGATGCGAGGTGCGGCGTCGGAACTGCAGTTCGAACTCGCGGCGCGGCTCCGTGACGAGATTTCTGAGCTCAAAAAGGAGCTGCGTCAGATGATGCAGGCGGGCTAG
- the coaE gene encoding dephospho-CoA kinase encodes MLRIGLTGGIAAGKSTASERFAELGARVIDHDHLARRVVEPGSAALVDIVGEFGDRVVKDGALDREMLANIVFADEEARVRLEEIIHPYVRAAASAADKQARAEGVAVIVHDIPLLVETGQGSDFDLVVCVVAPLAVRVARLRESRGLTHEQAMERILAQASDEERAAVCDCELDGSGDVDHLRAGVDEFWASHLP; translated from the coding sequence GTGTTGCGGATCGGGTTGACGGGCGGAATCGCCGCAGGTAAGTCGACGGCGTCGGAGCGCTTTGCCGAGTTGGGGGCGCGCGTCATTGATCATGATCATCTCGCCCGGCGCGTGGTGGAGCCAGGCTCTGCCGCTCTCGTTGACATCGTCGGCGAGTTTGGTGACCGTGTGGTCAAGGACGGCGCACTCGACAGAGAGATGCTCGCCAACATCGTGTTCGCCGATGAGGAGGCGAGGGTGCGGCTCGAAGAGATCATCCACCCCTACGTGCGGGCGGCGGCGAGCGCGGCCGACAAGCAGGCGCGCGCCGAGGGCGTGGCGGTGATCGTCCATGACATTCCGTTGCTTGTCGAGACGGGCCAAGGCAGCGACTTCGATCTTGTTGTCTGCGTGGTGGCGCCCCTAGCGGTGCGAGTAGCGCGTCTGCGTGAGAGCCGGGGCTTGACGCATGAGCAGGCGATGGAACGGATACTCGCACAAGCGAGTGATGAAGAACGCGCCGCGGTGTGTGATTGCGAGCTCGACGGCTCGGGTGATGTCGATCACCTGCGAGCGGGCGTGGACGAGTTTTGGGCGAGCCACTTGCCGTGA